CTGGTGGAAGACGAGGAGCGGATGGCGAACCTGCTCCGGCGGGGGCTCGGGGAAGAGGGCCACCTCGTGGACACCTGCCGCACGGCGGAAGACGCGCTCGACCAGGCAGGCGAGGTTGCCTACGACGCCATCATCCTCGACTGGGCCCTGCCTGGCATGGATGGCGTCGCGCTGCTGCGGCGCTGGCGCGAACGCGGCTTGATGACGCCGGTGCTGATGCTCACCGCCCGCGGCACGGTGGGGGAGCGGGTGACGGGCCTGCGCGCTGGCGCGGATGACTACCTGGTGAAGCCCTTTGCCTTCGAGGAACTGCTCGCGCGCCTGGAGGCGCTGCACCGCCGCTCCGAGGGCCAGACGCAGTCCTGGGGCGGAGGGGCCATCCACATCGATGCCCGGCGGCGGATGTTGACGTGTGGCGACCGTGAGGTGGCCTTGACGGGCCGCGAGTTCGCCCTGCTGGGTGAGCTGGCTTCGCGCGCGGGCGAAGTCCACACCCGCTCCAGCCTGCTGGCGAAGGTGTGGGGCCCCAGCTTCGATGGGCCTCCCAACATCGTGGACGTCTACGTGGGCTACGTGCGCACGAAGCTGACCGAGGTGGGCGCGGAAGGGGTGACCATCCAGGCGGTGCGTGGCGTGGGCTTCCGGTTGGTGATTGAGGGCGCTCGGTGAGGTTGGTCCGGCGGATGTGGCTGTGGGGCGCGGT
This portion of the Myxococcus xanthus genome encodes:
- a CDS encoding response regulator transcription factor codes for the protein MRLLLVEDEERMANLLRRGLGEEGHLVDTCRTAEDALDQAGEVAYDAIILDWALPGMDGVALLRRWRERGLMTPVLMLTARGTVGERVTGLRAGADDYLVKPFAFEELLARLEALHRRSEGQTQSWGGGAIHIDARRRMLTCGDREVALTGREFALLGELASRAGEVHTRSSLLAKVWGPSFDGPPNIVDVYVGYVRTKLTEVGAEGVTIQAVRGVGFRLVIEGAR